ATTTATTGATAGCTCTGGGCTCGGGGTGATTTTAGGCCGTTATAAAAAAGTAAATTTATTAGGCGGTAAAATTTTTGTGACAAATGTGAAACCGCAAATTGTTCGCATTTTCGAATTGTCTGGACTACATAAAATATTAGCTGTCTATCCGACGGAGAGTGAAGCAATGGAACAGGTATGAGGAGGTGACAACATGGCAGTGAAAAATGAAGTAAAAATGAATCTTTATAGTGTAAGTGAGAATGTGGCTATCGCTCGTGTTACATCAGCCGCTTTTGCGGCACAGGCTGAATTTACTGTAAATGAAATTGAAGATATTAAGGTTGCCATTTCGGAAGCCATCTCGAATGCTATTATTCATGGTTATCGAAGTAGTATGGGTACAATTGAGTTTGTCATGACTCTTTATGAGGATTGGGTGGAATTTATCATTACTGATTTCGGTCATGGGATTGAAGATATTTCCTTAGCCCGGCAGCCATCATTTTCTACTGACCCCGAAAGGATGGGGCTGGGATTTGTTTTTATGGAATCCTTTATGGATGAGCTTCATGTTGAATCTGCAGTTAATCAAGGGACCACCGTAAGAATGATTAAACGCTGTGAACAAAAGTCTGTACATTAGGTGGGACGGCTATGCTGCATGATGAAGAATTTAAAACATGGCTTATGAAAGCCCAACAGGGCGATGAAGCAGCCCGTGAATTTTTGTTAGAACAAAATTTCAATCTTGTGAGAAGCATTGTCCATCGTTTTAGCAACAGAGGATATGAATGGGATGATTTGTTTCAGATTGGCTGCATTGGTCTTATGAAAGCGATTGAACGGTTTGATTTGTCTTATAACACGAAATTTTCTACCTATGCTGTTCCCATGATTATCGGTGAAATTCGTCGGTTTATTCGGGATGATAATCCTGTAAAAGTGAGTCGGCCTGTAAAGGAGCTGGCTTACAAAATTCATCGTGCCCAAGAAAAATTACAAGGCATTAAGGGGCGTGAGCCAACGATTGCAGAAGTTGCACAGATGCTGAAACTTGATGCAGCAGATATTGTTGCTGCTCTTGAGGCAATTCAGCC
This portion of the Pelorhabdus rhamnosifermentans genome encodes:
- the spoIIAA gene encoding anti-sigma F factor antagonist, producing the protein MKLTTDMQSGIFIVRIEGELDLSSVNEFRQVVDEVLDKHISKYLLMNLADLTFIDSSGLGVILGRYKKVNLLGGKIFVTNVKPQIVRIFELSGLHKILAVYPTESEAMEQV
- the spoIIAB gene encoding anti-sigma F factor; translated protein: MAVKNEVKMNLYSVSENVAIARVTSAAFAAQAEFTVNEIEDIKVAISEAISNAIIHGYRSSMGTIEFVMTLYEDWVEFIITDFGHGIEDISLARQPSFSTDPERMGLGFVFMESFMDELHVESAVNQGTTVRMIKRCEQKSVH
- a CDS encoding SigF/SigG family RNA polymerase sporulation sigma factor, which gives rise to MLHDEEFKTWLMKAQQGDEAAREFLLEQNFNLVRSIVHRFSNRGYEWDDLFQIGCIGLMKAIERFDLSYNTKFSTYAVPMIIGEIRRFIRDDNPVKVSRPVKELAYKIHRAQEKLQGIKGREPTIAEVAQMLKLDAADIVAALEAIQPVASIFELAFHDDNDSVTLLDQIRRSENQEGPLLDHLALTEILARLPKKERTIIELRFFEDKTQAEIASLIGLSQVQVSRLEKSTLKAIRQFLQTS